The Paenibacillus amylolyticus genome contains the following window.
GACCTGAACCTTCAGGATTACCTGACCGAAAAAGCCAAAAGTGAGGAACACAGTGTCTCTCATCCACTGCTTAGACGGCTACGATTAATCATTCTTCATCGCCAGGGCTTTCGACTGATCGGTCGCGTCCGTAATGGACGCACAAGTCAGGATGAATGGGGGTTCCCGCATAAACTGGAGTATTCCATGGTCAAAAAAGAATGGTACGTGCTCTGGTACGCGCCTCGCATCGACAGGCTCATGTCCACCAAGCTGCACAGCATCGTTACCGTGGAAGCTCAACCGGTGGAGCCGGATACCGCTTCGGGTTACATAGCCCGAATTGCTGCCATTACGGAGAAGCGCAAAACGACCATTACCATCGAGGTTCTGCCCGAGTTCAATCAGGAGTTATCCCGAATCCTCTATGCCTTCTCCTGCTTTGAGAAACAGGTCGAGTACATGGAAGCCAATCAGACGTATCGAATCGAGCTGACCGTTCCGCGGAATGAGATGGATTATGTCTTATCCAAGATGCGTTTCTCGGCAAACGGGTTCGAATCGCTGACCACAGAGTGTTGCGGGAGCGAATGTCCGAGACAGCTGCGAAGGCATTGGCCCGTTATGCAGCAAAAGATCCCGATATCCATTCCGAATACTCCAATGAAGTTCAGCACCGTCAACCCGAGGAAAAACCGCTTGCACAAGCAGATGGTCATTGATGCCGTATAAGCGGGTTAACCGTAACCTATGGCTCAAATAAATCCTATACAAAATAAAAGGTCTGGATGATCTCATCCAAACCTTTTTCTATATGCGCCCAAACTAGGTTCCCCACTGCTGGCAGCCGAGTTCCGTCTTTTATTAATCGCGTGCACGCCCATAACCACAGCAATTAATTCATAGGTGTCCAGTTGTTCGGACTGGTTATCCAATACAAATGCCCCTGAACTGAACCAGCCGCTGGTGCGGCGAAAACTTGCCACGATGCGGCCACCGGCACCGCTTATATCATACTCCTGCGAAAATGCTGGAGCAAACACATCGTACGTACCGCGCGACCCGGCATCATATTCATACTTTTTGCTAAAGAAGCTGAACCTTGCTCGCAATACACCCAGATGTCTCCCATCGGCTGCAGTAATATCCCAACGATTGGTTAACATGCGGAATTTGCCGCTGCAGACCAATCCCGAGTTATCGGATACATCAAGCGAAGAGCCAAATACACTTTTCAAATCCAGATGTCCGGCCTGTTCCTGGTTCGAATTCATAATTTCGGTATATCCTGCGTTAAAAAAGTTGTCCCTAAAGTATAGTTCCATAATCCTTTTTCCCTCCTCTTCCATATCCCCTTTCGTTCTCTTTAACCGGGATCAACAACCAATGAATACGATATCTATATTATAGAACTAAAGAATATTTACACTGTACACTCCGATGACAGAACAACCTTCCGATCGCTGTTATCCCCAGATTTTTTTGATTTCTTTATAGAGGAGAAATCCGGGAATAAAGGCGAACGCTCCGCTTCTTCAGGTCCTTTCTGTCCTCTCCGTTTTGTGTAAATGTTTAGTTCAATTTATATAGATTTACGTGTATTCATTGGGATGAGATTCAAAAAGTCAAATCTCGGTGTATGACAAAACGAGCAACTCTCGTCGCCCGTGTCGTTTTATCTTAACCTGCTTATAGCGTGGTCCTCAGACTTCAACTTTTTTATTGTTCAGGTAAATGGTAGCCCACACTAGAATGACCGCTACAATCACTTCAAATATAGTGCTTCCCCACATGCTTTCCGACCATAATACGCCATTGCCTGTGATTGAAATCCCTGTACTATTTTCGGTGTAACGGAACATCTCAACTGGACTGAAGCGTCCTGTCATCATCAGATTCTCCAACCAGCCAATCGCATTAACGAGGACCAGGAATGCAACGATTCCGATCCATGGTCCAGTTCTCCAGCGGAAGCTGCCCGCAATTGAGATCGAAAGAAAGATAATGACCGTCATAAATAAGATAACCCAAGCGCTAAACAGCAATAAACGAAGATAATCCGAAACATGCAGACTCGAAAGATCAATATGGGTAATCATGTTCATTCTGAGTTTCATTGAGATATAGATGTAGGCATGAATCGTAAATATAGTCACTAATCCCAACCCGCAAAGAGCCCCAAAGATCAAAGGAGACAACACATGGGATAGACCCGTTACGGGCAAAAGACGACGATTATAAGAGCGGATATTGGACGTGTATGTTTTGATCATTTTCACATAAATAGCCACACCTACTCCAACATAACCCATAATACCAAGCACAATCCCTGCGATCTCAGACATGAAAAGGGAAAACGCCACTTGCGCAACAATTAAAATAACCAGCCCTGCCAGTAGTGTATTCCAGTTCCTTCTAAAGTCATACTTCAATAATGTCATCATTCCGCATAGACCTCCTTGAACATTTCATCCACACTTTTTCCATATTTCAGACGGAGCGTTTCCACTTCCTCCCGCATCACCAGCTGACCTTCACGAATGAACACCACTTCATCAAAAATCCGTTCGATATCATTCACCAGATGTGTGGAGATGATCAGACTGCTGTCTTCATCATAGAATTTGACGATCGCATCCAGAATCTTGCCACGCGCAACCGGGTCCACTCCGCCAATTGGTTCATCCAGCAGATATAGACGAGCCTTACGGGATAGGGCCAGTGTTAGTTGCAGTCGTTCATTCATACCTTTCGATAGATGCCGCACCCGATCACTCTCCACAAGATTCATGAAATCAAGCATCTCCCGCGCCTTCTCCTCGTCAAAATCAGCATAGAAATCGCGGTAGTAACCAATCGCATCCCGCACTTTCATCCACTTCTCGGTTAATGGACGATCCGGCATAAATGAAACCAGCGCCTTCGTCTCCAGCCCAACAGGCTTACCTGTGACTTGAATCGTTCCACTGGTAGGATGCAACAAACCCGCAACCAGCTTCATGAGTGTACTTTTGCCACTGCCATTGCTTCCGAGCAAACCAACGATTCGGCCGGGAGCGATATCCAATGTTATGTTACTGAGCGCTCTCTTATTGCCATATGTCTTGTTAATCTGGTTCAGTTCAAGGATGTTACTCATGCGTTGTTCCTCCCTTTCCTTCCGCAACGGCATCGGCTACAATCGATAAGATGTCCTGCTCTTCAATCCCCAGTTCCTGCATTCCGGTTAGAAAGCGTTCCAGCAACTCACTGGCCATCTCTTTCTTGATCGTCATAATCTTCCGCTCCTCACTGGTTACATATCTGCCCAAGCCGCGTTTGGTCTCTACCACTTCTTCCCGCTCAAGCTCCTGAAATGTCCGTTGTACTGTATTGGGATTAATCTGTAATTCAGCCGCAAGTTCACGAACCGAAGGAATTTTGTCACCTGCCTGAAGTGTCCCGGTCACAATCTGTTTCTTGATATACTGCATGATCTGCAGATAGATCGGTAAGTTGTTATCAAATTCCATAGTCACAAAGCTCTCGCTCCTCTCTGTACCTGTGTGTTAGTTACATAGTACACTAGTGAAATAGTGTTGTAAAGCCCATTTGTGATAAATATATATTCGCTTCGTTGATGGGCAAGCTTCCGATATCTATGCCATACAAAAAAGAGCAGATCATAAAGATCCGCTCTGCTGCATCGCTCAATATTCTTATTTTCACTTTACTCACTTGCTCATCGTTCAAAGTTACCATCTACACGATGTCTAAAGGTACCTTGCCTTCAGGTGCGGGGAAAGCTTCATCCAATCGGTTCCGTTCCTCTGGTGTCAAAATAATGTTCATTGCTGCTGCATTGTCTGCCACATGATGTAGCTGCACCGCCTTGGGAATCGCCATCACATCTCCATCCCTGATCACCCAGGCTAATGCAATCTGCGAAGTTGTCACTCCTCGGTCCTGCGCAATCTTCTGAATGACTGGATGCTCCAGCAATTCACTTCGAAGTCTGCCGCCCTGAGCCAGGGACGATATGCCATGACTGGAACATGCCGTTCCCGCATCCAGGGAAGCAGATCATGTTCAATACCACGTGAAGATGCATGATAAAGCACCTGATTCACCATACAATGCGAGCCCTGCGGCAGGTCCCATAATTCCTGCATATCCCTTGTGTCGAGATTCGAGACACCCCATCGCAGGATTTTACCGGAATGCTTCAATTGTTCCAAAGCCTGAACCGTCTCTTCGAGCGGTACGCCTCCACGCCAGTGCAGCAGATACAGGTCCAGACGATCTGTTCCCAATCGCTTGAGACTGCGCTCACAGGCCGTGATCATCTGTTTGCGATCTGCATGATGGGGGTACACTTTCGATACGAGAAATACTTCATCACGTAGGCCTGAGATGGCCTTTCCCGTAACGACTTCTGCCCCACCTTCTGCATACATCTCTGCCGTATCAATCACGGTCATTCCCCGTTCAATACCGGAACGCAGTGCCCGTACTTCTTCTTCCTGGCTGGATTGCTTCTCTCCCATGTACCACGTGCCTTGTCCTATCGCGGGCAGAGCAGTTCCATCTGGAAGCAGAATCGTGCGTGTCTGATCACCATGCATCATCTATGTTCCTCCATTCTGAAGACTATATGGACATTGTGACCTCTTTAACGCTGGTTATACGAATCATGAATCATGCCATCACTTACATGTCTCCAGTGCCTCATCATCATGATATACAACTGATCCAGCGGCATGGTGAGGCTACTCTGGGCAACGCTGATGGTCGCATCGACCATGTTGCTGTTAACCGTCATCAATTTGCGTTTCATCCCGTTCTGGCGATCCAGAAAAGCCTTCTCGTCCCGCAATTTAACCCCGATCATTTTCTGTCCCATCAATTCATACATGAAAATATTCTCAACGTCACTCCAGGCCACTGCTCCTCCTGCGGTATAAGAAGATGCATCCACAAACCCATCCTCATCAATGACAAAAGAAGGTTCTTTCTTAATCATCTTTACCAGACTGTAGCAGAAACATAGCCCAAAAAACAAAATGGATAACATTCCAATTACATTTGAAAGAATGGAATCATTCGTATCGGAAGAAGTATCAAAAATCAAAAAAAATCCGGCTGCCACAAAAAGGGCTGCCCCTGCCGTAAGCCACGCCATTCGTTTCCGGTTTGGATATTCTACATGCTGTTCATAGGGTGTGTTCAACGTGACGTTCCTCCTTCATTACGACTGAATCATACAAGTTATATATATATACGAATGGCTATGAACCAAATAACCGAAGGTAGAACAGGAATTGCATTGTACATTAAACCAAATTTACCCTTGTTAAACATCAAATTAAGACTATTTCTCATCTTTTCTGCGCTTATTCCACATTAGGATTCGTCATCCCTCGAGCAATTCCTTTAACACACCTATATGAATTGAATAAAGGATAAATTACACTGGCCACTCCGATGACAGAACAACCTTCATTACACTTATTGTCCTGTCCCTTGCTTTCCGTTAATATAAATGGAAAGGTTAGGAAATTAACCAATTCCAATTCATGGTGGGAGGACAAGCAATGATGAGTCAACGCGGCATCACATCGGAAGATCTGTATCAGATTACATGGGTTAACGATCCAACTCCGTCTCCTCAAGGCGGACAATTGGTGTATGTAAGCCGAAAAACAAATGAAGCACGTGACGGTTATTGTTCTCACCTGAGATTACTTCATCTGGGGAGTCAAAAGGACAGGCCCTTTACTTCCGGAGAGAAAGATCATTCCCCGGCCTGGTCGCCCGATGGGTCCCAGCTTGCCTTTCAGCGAGAAGTTGACGGTAAATCCCAAGTCTGGATTATCCCCAGTGATGGCGGAGAAGCACAGCAAATCAGTCACTTGAAACATGGCGTCAGTTCCTTTCTCTGGTCACCAGATGGCCATACCCTACTTGTGAAATCATCCGTGGATACGAGCGGAGATAACGAATTACAACATACCGATTCCAAAAACGATGAGCCTAAACTGCCGCAAGAACATGTCGTGGACCGAATTCGCATGAAATCTGATGCAGGCGGATTATGGGACGGAAGACGTTCCCATCTCTTTGCTCTTGCACCCATTGATGCGGAAGCCATTCCTGTAACTACTGGTCATTATGATGTTGGCGACTACGCGTGGTCACCGGATGGATCATTCATCGCATGGATTACGCAAATGCCCGAAGATGGCGAAGAGCATAGCGACTATACCCTGACCAATCATGTTTACCTTGCCAAGGCAGACGGATCAGATGTACAACAGTTAACCCCGGACGGATATACGTTCAGCCGACTGACATTTGCACCGGATGGACAATCCCTGGCGCTGCTCGCCAGTGACCGTTCTTATGGAAATGCAACACTTACGAAGCTATACACCCTTCCTATATCAGGTGGTGAACCTGTATGTCTAAGCACGGATTGGGACGTACAGCTGAATCACAGTATTGTTGGTGACATGCGATCACATCTGACAACCACGGGACCTGTATTCAGTCGGGATGGTTCATCCATCTTCTGTCTGGCAACCATTCACGGTAGTGTACGCATCGCCAAATTCGCACGAGACGGCAGCAGTGCCGAGTATATATTGCCTGACGAACAGGAGATTTATCAATTTGCCGAATTGGAAAATGGACAGATCGTTGCCGCGGTTGCCAATACGCAAAATCCTGGTGACCTCTATATGTATGGACAACCGGAAGATCCCGGTGCAGCACCGATTCAGCTTACCCGCAGCAATCCACAGCTTGAGAATGAGATCCATCTCAGTGCACCCGAGACCTTCTGGTTCAACGCCTCGGATGGCCTGCGGCTGCAAGGGTGGATCATGAAACCCCGTGGCATGGTTGACGGGGTCAAAATCCCGACTATTCTGGAGATTCATGGCGGCCCGCACATGATGTATGGCTTCACATTCATGCACGAGTTCCAGATTCTTGCCGCACAAGGCTATGCTGTTGTGTACATCAATCCACGGGGAGGGCTCGGATACGGGCAACAGTTTGTAGATGCCTGTCGCGGCGATTACGGCGGTGGTGACTATCGCGATCTCATGGAAAGTGTGGATTATGCCCTGTCCCAGTATGAATTTATTGATGAATCCAGATTGGGCGTAACCGGTGGCAGTTATGGCGGCTTCATGACCAACTGGATTGTTGGGCACACCGATCGCTTCAAAGCCGCTGTGACCCAACGTTCCATCTCCAACTGGTTATCGTTCTACGGTGTCAGTGACATTGGCTATTTCTTCACCGAAGATCAGATTGGCGGCAACGCGTGGGATGACACGGAAAAACTATGGAAACATTCCCCGCTCGCCTATGTCGGCAATGTAAGTACTCCGCTGCTCATTTTGCATGGCGAACAGGATCTGCGTTGTCCGATTGAACAGGCCGAGCAATTATACATTGCATTGAAACGCCGCAAGCAGACCACTCGCCTCGTTCGTTTCCCAGGGGCCAACCATGAATTGTCACGCGGAGGTCATCCCCACTTAAGGGTACGCCGTCTGGAGCATATTGCCGGTTGGTTTAACGAGTACCTGTAAATAACATCAAGTTCCCGAGAAGAATAGAACCCGATATGAAATCAAGCATAAAAGCCGCCCGTTGAAATCTGTTACGATTTCAACGGGCGGCTTTTGGCGTTACCTTTTGAATAATAGAAGAATACGGATCTTGATGCTTTGAACAACTTAAGCAGGATAATATGTGGACGTGTGGTAGTTGTCGCTTACTCTTCGCCCCACACCACGGTAATTTCATTCAGATCGCTGTCGGTTGCAGACACAGAACCCGTGATGGTTACGGCATATTTACCATCTTCACGACCCACGATACTGAATCCGTCTGCCTCTATATCCTGCGTATTTTGAGTCAAGTTTTTGGTCTGATAGTAGTCTTTATAGGATGTTCCAACGGTTAGCAACGTTTCTTTTGTTGTGTACGTGAGGACAACTTTTTTGTTGCCATCCATGATGTTCTCAACGAGACTTGTCGCCTTCGCATCCTTCGGTAACGGGAAATCTGCTGGCAGATACTTGGACTTCACACCTGCAGCCTGTGTGTTAGTCCCTGTTGAGGGTGATGTTGAACCGTTGTTGCCTGTGGATGTCGACCCGCCGGAGGAGCTTGAGGAGCCGATGCTCACTTTATTGTTTTGGGAATCATACTTCACTTCAGTCTTCAGTGCATCCGCAATTGAACGAACAGGAAGATATGTACTACCCTGATATGTAATTGGCGCAAGCTTTTTGCCCTGGTCACCTGTCGGTGTAAATTTCTGTCCGTTCACTTCGATGGCAAGTCCATGGTTCAGATAAGCTTTGATCGTCTCCAGTTGTGTACCTGCATATACACCTGCCGATCCGGTCAAAACCATGCCGAATACACTCGCAGTAATCAACCACTTTTTGCTTTTCATCTCTAAAACGCCTCCCGAGTTCAAATGTTAGCCTTATGCTCATACAATTCATGACAACTGCACGATTTACGCAAAAGACTCATGTCGTTTATGCTCATCATGTATGGGTACGAGCTTATTCGGATAACAGCCCGTTGTTCCACCCAATGTTAGCAATATAATAGCATCTAACAAGAGGTTGTAAACGGTATATGAACAAAACAGGACCAAGGACATATAAAAATAGTCTTTGTCGTACGCCAGCTGTTCACTGACTCGATAAGTTCGTCTTATATGAATAAAGTCCTGAATTCCGGACCATACCTATGAGGCTCTGCTTGCACGTGCACGAGTTGCGAAATGAACCGTTATAGTAGATAATTATATGTCGATTTATGGTCGAGGAAACGGAATTTAAGGGGGATTTTTTTGCAATGAACACTAATAGTACATTTGATCAATCTATTAACCGGATCTCAACCGGATCAGAGAAATGGGATGCACTTGAGGAGATTTTTGGCGTTGCGGATGCGCTTCCGATGTGGGTGGCCGATATGGATTTTGCTGCTCCACCATCCGTCATTGACGCTCTGCAAACACGAATGGAACACGGGATATTTGGGTATACGGTGCGGACAGAAGCCTATCATGCAGCCGTTGCAGGTTGGATGCAGCGGCGCCACAACTGGGAAATTAACGATGACTGGATCGTATTCACACCTGGGATTGTGCCCGCACTCAGCATTGCTGTACAACGATTTACCGATCCGGGAGACGCAGTGGTCATTCAGACTCCGGTGTATGCTCCCTTCTATGAGGTGGTACGTGGTCAAGGCCGAGAACTGATCACCAATCCGTTGGTAGAGAATAATGGCCATTACACGATGGATCTGGAACAACTGGAATCCAGCTTGCAGACTGGTCGGGTCAAAATGCTGATTCTGTGCAGTCCGCATAATCCGGTTGGACGTGTATGGACTCGCGAGGAACTTAAGAAGCTTACCTCGCTGTGCGTTCAGTATAACGTACTGATGGTATCCGATGAAATTCATGCCGATCTTGTTCACCAGCGCGGAGCTCATACACCGCTCACCCTGATCTCGGACGCCGTCTCTGATCTAAGTATCATCTGTACGGCTCCAAGCAAAACGTTCAACATTCCCGGCCTTTGCACATCCAACATCATCATCCCAAATGCCAAACTGCGAGAATCTTTCGCGCGGGGTGTACAAACGATGGGACTTGCCGGTATCAGCACACTGGGGGCTGTTGCGACCGAAGCTGCTTACAATGATGCTGAGGAATGGCTGGAGGAGTGCCTTGCATATATCCGCGGAAATATGGCGTATGTACAGCAATATGTTGCGCAACATTTGCCAAAGATCAAAACACATCTGCCCGAAGCAACCTATCTCTTATGGATGGATTTTCGGGAGCTGAATATCCCACATGCACAACTATGCAATATGCTGCTTCACGAAGCAGGACTTGCTTTCAATGACGGGAGTTCCTTTGGAACCGAGGGTACAGGGTTCATGCGTATTAATGTCGCCTGTCCACGCTCCACCGTGGAAGAAGCGATGCGCAGATTATCTGTGTTACTAAGCAATATGTCGGACAAATAAACCGCCTGTTACATTGATGTACGTTGCGAATGGAATGTGTACTATTCCTTAAAGGACGAATACTTGTCTAAATGGAAAAAAGGGTACCCGTAGTCAAGTCCATGACTCACATTCATGGTCAATGACTGCACAAGGGTACCCTTTTTGTATTCGATCCATTTCATTATTTATAAAAATATCATTAAACTTACAGTGACATCGGCATCGGTGTAATCCTGTCGCACAACCTGTTCAGCAAATCCCGATCATGGCTTATAATCAGCAATCCCAGATCACGCTGGCGAGCCACTTCCATCACGGTATGCCAGATCTGTGCCTGTGTGATCGCATCCAGCATCGTTGTCATTTCATCTGCGATCACATAACGTGTCGACGTACCAAGTGCTCGCGCCACACAGAATCGTTGCAGTTCTCCACCGGATAATTCACCGGGTCTGCGGTCCAGCCAGGTCTGCTGAATACCCAATGCTTCGAGCAACTGCTCATCCTGCACAGCCGCCTCCTGAAGTACACGACGCATCCGCCAGCGTGGATTCACCGCTTTCTCCGGGTGCTGGAACACCAGCTGAACCGGACATACGCCTGTACGCGGGAGTGGTTCACCATCCAGAAGTACTTGTCCTGCTACGGGTTCCGCATATCCTGCAAGGATGCGCCCAAGGCTTGTTTTCCCACAGCCACTCGGTCCCCATAAGCCAACGACTTCGCCTTGTTGCACCTGCATGTTCACTTCCTGGAACACCCACGATGTCTGATTGTAACGGTAACTTACATCCTGCGCTTCAAGTGACATGGAAACACCTCACTTCTCCGCCGCGTATCTCGCGCAACTGAGGTCGTTCGCGGGTACATGCTGCGGTTGCAGCGCTACATCGGGGAGCAAATGAACATCCTGTCGTGATCTCTTGAACTGCCAGTGGCTGGGAGCCTGGAAGTGGCTGAAACCCATTCTGGGGTAATGCATTCCAGAGGGCCTTCGTATACGGATGGCGCAGACGTTCTCCAATCCCCGTAAAATCATCCACCTGCGCTGTCTCCACATTGGCACCTGCATAAAAACAGCGATACGATCAGCTGCTGTCAGGGCAGTCGTGACATCATGGGTAATCCATAAAATGCCTGCGCCTTGATCTGCGAGCTGGCGAAATTGTCTCATCGTCTCGGCCAGCACCTCGGGATGAATGCCTGGTGTCGGCTCATCGGCAATGATCAGCTTTGGCTGGCCTGAGGTCGCTGTCGCCATCAGCACCCGCCTTGCCATACCTCCGGATAACTCAAACGGGTATTTCCCAACTGTTCCCCGAGGCAAATGATACCGCTCCATCAGCTCCTGCTCCGTCTTTTTCATATGGGATCGATTCATGAATCTGCGCTTCTGTCCGGCACCCCGGCTTACCGGCTGAACCTGGCTCCCCACCTTCATCAGCGGGTCCAAATAACTGACGGATTGTGGAATCAACATCAGTTCGTCTCCACGCAGTTGAAGCTGCCGCTCCGGGGTCAAAGGCTCGCTATTGTAGCTAATGCTGCCTTCCAACTTGGCATTGGCAGGCAGAATGCCCATGATGGCCTGCGCCAGCACACTTTTACCCGATCCACTTGCGCCTACAATAGCGACAATCTCGCCCTCGTTTATGGAAAGATCCAGATTCTGAATGACATACGTCTGTTCGTGTCCAAACCAGCCGCGAGCGCGCCGAAACGACACTGACACTCCCTCAATATCAAGCAGAGCCATGTTTACCTCACCTCCCTTGAACTACCTGTACCCGTTAACGTCTTGAGGCTGTTGCCCAATACATCAAATGCACGAACAACCAGCAACAATGCCAGTCCCGGGAAAGGCGAGCCACCACATGCCAGCAGATAAATATCTCATCGACTCTGACAAAATAATGCCAATGGCCGGTTGTTGCGGGGACAATCCCAGCCCCAGAAACGTAATAGCTGCCTCATGCAGAATCGCATGGGGAAAGATTAGCAGTACGCCCACGAACAATTGCGGGACCAGATGTGGCAGCATATGCTGCACCGCAATCTGTAATCGCGATTGGCCCAACTTGTGTGAGATCTGAATATATTCTGCGGATTTCAGTTGAATCATCTCCGCTCGAACAATCCGGGCCAGATTCGGCCAGTGCGTCAGCGCAATGGCTGCCGCCACTCCTGCCAAACCTCCGCCGAAGACAAAGGCCAGCATAACGAGCGACACCAGATGAGGCACACTCAGGAACAGGTCGATGATCCAGGAGATGACCCGGTCAGCAGCTCGGCTGGAAGCTGCCCCAGACCCAGCACTAGTGCAATCAATCCGCCACCGCATGCAGCAAGCAATCCCACTTGAATGCTGGTTGCCAGTCCTTTTAGCGTACGCATGAACATATCTCTGCCAAGCCAATCCGTGCCAAATGGATGCGCCCAGGTTGGGGCCAGATTCCGATCCATTAATGAGGTCAGAGTAGAACCAGCGGGCAGTAGCCTGCCCGTCGACCATACGAGGATAATCCAGATTACCGCAAGGCTTCCCCAGAACACCGCCCTTTGGCGAGGATTGCGGAAATGTTGGTCTCTGGCACGTGCAGATCCTTTTCGAGTTTGGCTTGTTTCTCGCTCGGCCCCCGCTTGCAACAACTCCGGAGTAATGTTGTAAGGTACCTCTTGATTCGCCATGTTTACTTTCTGTACATCGGCTGTTGCTTCCGTCTGCTCGGAGGAGCGTTCGATCGTCTGTTTCATGGCATTAACTCCTCCTTCATCCGCGGGTCGATCAAGCGATACAGAATGTCAGCCACCATATTACCTGTAAAAACAAATATTGCACTGCACATCACAAGTCCGAGCAGCAGTGGAACATCACCGCGCAATCCTGCCTGAACTGTTGCCTGGCCCAGGCCGGGGTATGAAAATACCTGCTCTGCCAGCACAGCCCCGCCGAACAGCTCACTGAACGAAGCAAACTGCAGCGTGATCGCTGGCAATACAACATGTCTGAACC
Protein-coding sequences here:
- a CDS encoding MalY/PatB family protein yields the protein MNTNSTFDQSINRISTGSEKWDALEEIFGVADALPMWVADMDFAAPPSVIDALQTRMEHGIFGYTVRTEAYHAAVAGWMQRRHNWEINDDWIVFTPGIVPALSIAVQRFTDPGDAVVIQTPVYAPFYEVVRGQGRELITNPLVENNGHYTMDLEQLESSLQTGRVKMLILCSPHNPVGRVWTREELKKLTSLCVQYNVLMVSDEIHADLVHQRGAHTPLTLISDAVSDLSIICTAPSKTFNIPGLCTSNIIIPNAKLRESFARGVQTMGLAGISTLGAVATEAAYNDAEEWLEECLAYIRGNMAYVQQYVAQHLPKIKTHLPEATYLLWMDFRELNIPHAQLCNMLLHEAGLAFNDGSSFGTEGTGFMRINVACPRSTVEEAMRRLSVLLSNMSDK
- a CDS encoding oligopeptide/dipeptide ABC transporter ATP-binding protein, giving the protein METAQVDDFTGIGERLRHPYTKALWNALPQNGFQPLPGSQPLAVQEITTGCSFAPRCSAATAACTRERPQLREIRGGEVRCFHVT
- a CDS encoding stalk domain-containing protein; protein product: MKSKKWLITASVFGMVLTGSAGVYAGTQLETIKAYLNHGLAIEVNGQKFTPTGDQGKKLAPITYQGSTYLPVRSIADALKTEVKYDSQNNKVSIGSSSSSGGSTSTGNNGSTSPSTGTNTQAAGVKSKYLPADFPLPKDAKATSLVENIMDGNKKVVLTYTTKETLLTVGTSYKDYYQTKNLTQNTQDIEADGFSIVGREDGKYAVTITGSVSATDSDLNEITVVWGEE
- a CDS encoding ATP-binding cassette domain-containing protein — protein: MSLEAQDVSYRYNQTSWVFQEVNMQVQQGEVVGLWGPSGCGKTSLGRILAGYAEPVAGQVLLDGEPLPRTGVCPVQLVFQHPEKAVNPRWRMRRVLQEAAVQDEQLLEALGIQQTWLDRRPGELSGGELQRFCVARALGTSTRYVIADEMTTMLDAITQAQIWHTVMEVARQRDLGLLIISHDRDLLNRLCDRITPMPMSL
- a CDS encoding STM3941 family protein — encoded protein: MNTPYEQHVEYPNRKRMAWLTAGAALFVAAGFFLIFDTSSDTNDSILSNVIGMLSILFFGLCFCYSLVKMIKKEPSFVIDEDGFVDASSYTAGGAVAWSDVENIFMYELMGQKMIGVKLRDEKAFLDRQNGMKRKLMTVNSNMVDATISVAQSSLTMPLDQLYIMMMRHWRHVSDGMIHDSYNQR
- a CDS encoding ABC transporter ATP-binding protein, producing the protein MSNILELNQINKTYGNKRALSNITLDIAPGRIVGLLGSNGSGKSTLMKLVAGLLHPTSGTIQVTGKPVGLETKALVSFMPDRPLTEKWMKVRDAIGYYRDFYADFDEEKAREMLDFMNLVESDRVRHLSKGMNERLQLTLALSRKARLYLLDEPIGGVDPVARGKILDAIVKFYDEDSSLIISTHLVNDIERIFDEVVFIREGQLVMREEVETLRLKYGKSVDEMFKEVYAE
- a CDS encoding WYL domain-containing protein, with protein sequence MNLFEKMFNYQMMTRLNETGLFTWTSQERAWLRMMLNHPAAREALSAVTLDKMHNMLNDEQDLNLQDYLTEKAKSEEHSVSHPLLRRLRLIILHRQGFRLIGRVRNGRTSQDEWGFPHKLEYSMVKKEWYVLWYAPRIDRLMSTKLHSIVTVEAQPVEPDTASGYIARIAAITEKRKTTITIEVLPEFNQELSRILYAFSCFEKQVEYMEANQTYRIELTVPRNEMDYVLSKMRFSANGFESLTTECCGSECPRQLRRHWPVMQQKIPISIPNTPMKFSTVNPRKNRLHKQMVIDAV
- a CDS encoding S9 family peptidase; this encodes MMSQRGITSEDLYQITWVNDPTPSPQGGQLVYVSRKTNEARDGYCSHLRLLHLGSQKDRPFTSGEKDHSPAWSPDGSQLAFQREVDGKSQVWIIPSDGGEAQQISHLKHGVSSFLWSPDGHTLLVKSSVDTSGDNELQHTDSKNDEPKLPQEHVVDRIRMKSDAGGLWDGRRSHLFALAPIDAEAIPVTTGHYDVGDYAWSPDGSFIAWITQMPEDGEEHSDYTLTNHVYLAKADGSDVQQLTPDGYTFSRLTFAPDGQSLALLASDRSYGNATLTKLYTLPISGGEPVCLSTDWDVQLNHSIVGDMRSHLTTTGPVFSRDGSSIFCLATIHGSVRIAKFARDGSSAEYILPDEQEIYQFAELENGQIVAAVANTQNPGDLYMYGQPEDPGAAPIQLTRSNPQLENEIHLSAPETFWFNASDGLRLQGWIMKPRGMVDGVKIPTILEIHGGPHMMYGFTFMHEFQILAAQGYAVVYINPRGGLGYGQQFVDACRGDYGGGDYRDLMESVDYALSQYEFIDESRLGVTGGSYGGFMTNWIVGHTDRFKAAVTQRSISNWLSFYGVSDIGYFFTEDQIGGNAWDDTEKLWKHSPLAYVGNVSTPLLILHGEQDLRCPIEQAEQLYIALKRRKQTTRLVRFPGANHELSRGGHPHLRVRRLEHIAGWFNEYL
- a CDS encoding GntR family transcriptional regulator; translation: MTMEFDNNLPIYLQIMQYIKKQIVTGTLQAGDKIPSVRELAAELQINPNTVQRTFQELEREEVVETKRGLGRYVTSEERKIMTIKKEMASELLERFLTGMQELGIEEQDILSIVADAVAEGKGGTTHE